The Sporosarcina sp. Te-1 DNA window TTATGTTCACATCATCTATCAACATATCATAGATGCATTGATGGACATCCCCTTTGTTGACACCCACCCCGCTCGTTGCGTTTCCTTGTGGATCGGCATCAATCAATAACACCTTTTTGCCGATATGCGCAAGGCAAGCACTCAAGTTTACGGAAGTGGTTGTCTTTCCGACGCCTCCTTTTTGATTGGCGATCGCTATTATCTTTCCCACGCTTGCACCTGCTTTCTCACTCAATGTACAACTCTACGTTCAAAATGATGTATCGTTACCAATTGTAACAAATCGCAACCACCTGCTCGGTTTGATTATTTTATTATGAATACAATCCAATAGGCTAAATAGTCAGCGATTCACTCTATTCTAGTTTAACAAAAAAACAGTTGTCATGGTAACGGTTCGCGCAAAAAAACTCCTGCTTTCGAATAGCAAGAGTATCTCGCAATGACAACAAGAGTCATATAATCATAGACTTTATTTTTTCTTTGGGATTTTCACTGTGATGGTGTAGAAGTCATCAGAGTCTTCTTCTTCCGTTTTCACATCAATCCCGCTTTTCGAGACGAGAGATAATGATTGCCGAATCGTATTAACAGCAATACGTACATCCTTGCTGACCGATTTTCTTTTGGGGATGGCTCTTTTCTTTTCCTTCGTTTCTTCTTCCGGGTTCATCAGTTGTTGAATTCGTTCTTCCAATTGTTTGACGTTCATCTGTTTTTCTAACGCCTCATGGAACACCTTTAATTGCAATTCACTATCTTTAATCGGAATTAATGCACGAGCATGACGTTCGGACAATTCCTTCGATAATATTTTGCTTTTTATTTCTTCAGGTAATTTTAGCAGACGTAATTTGTTTGCAATTGTAGACTGCCCTTTTCCCAAACGTTGGGCCAATGCTTCTTGCGTAAGTGAATGCAACTCCAAAAGTTTCTCATATGCATACGCTTCCTCGATGGCCGTCAATTCTTCCCGTTGCAGGTTTTCGATCAATGCGATGGAAGCCGTTTCCTTGTCATCTAGATTTCGGACAATCGCAGGAACCTCTTTCCATCCCAATTTCTTCATCGCGCGGAAACGACGCTCCCCTGCTATGATCTCATAGCCATCATTTTCCGTCCTCCGAATGACAATCGGCTGGATGACACCATGTGTATGAATCGTACGAGCAAGTTCTTCAATTTTCTCTTCTGAAAAAATCGTACGGGGTTGATATTTATTAGGGCGGATTACATCTATATTTATTTGTTGGACCTTCTCTTGTGGAACTTCCTCATTCTCCTGGAAAACAGGTTCCTTCTCTGCATTCCCGAAAAATCGTGAGAACGTATTTTTCATCCCGGCACCACCTTTATAAGACTGCTCACCAATAATAAGTTAGTTCGTCATAATTATTATATATCCTCTTTATTGGTTATTAAAGAGTAGAATAAGACCCTTCCACACCACACGCTCATTTTTGTTCCACGTGAAACAATTATTGAATCGGCGTTTTGTTGGGAATGCCTGGCTTCCGAGGATATTTCTTAGGTGTCTTTTTCATTTTACGGAAAACAAAAATATTTCTCTCACTATCTTCAACTGGCAAGGAGAACGAGTATTTATCTTCCAACTTAGCTCCAAGTACTGAAATGGCTTTTTCTGCATCGGAAAGCTCTTCCTCAGCTGCCGCCCCTTTCATGGAGATGAACCGGCCATTTTCCTTTGCCAGCGGAATGCAAAGTTCCGCGAGTACGGATAGACGCGCAACAGCACGTGCAGTAACCATGTCATATTTTTCCCGATACGCTGGGTTTTGACCAAATTCTTCAGCTCTGGCATGGACAAATGTCACATTGGTAAGCTCAAGCTGCTTAGCTAGCTCATTTAAGAAAGTAATTCGTTTATTCAAGGAATCGACTATCGTAACGGAGAGATCCGGAAAGCAGATCTTTAACGGAATGCTCGGAAATCCAGCTCCCGCCCCCACGTCACATAGAGATAACTCCCCATCCATCGGTACGTAAAATGCTGCGGTAATGGAATCAAAAAAATGTTTTAAAAAGACTGATGGCTCGTCTGTTATTGCAGTCAGATTCATTTTTTCATTCCACTCGACGAGTAACCGAAAATAGTCGTGGAATTGACCTCTTTGTCTATCGTTCAATTCAATCCCTTTTTCTTGCAATGCTTGTACAAACTGTTCTGGATTCAATTTGACCCTCCTAACACGAATAAAAAAAGACTGATGCAGACGTTCCCATCTGCATCAGCCCAGTGACTTACCCTGATATTTTCGCGATTTTCCCCTGTTCAATATACACGAGAAGAATCGAAATATCGGCCGGATTCACCCCAGAGATCCGTGATGCTTGTGCGATGGAAAGCGGCCGGACTTCACTCAAGTTTGTCTTGGCCTCTTTGGCTAATCCTGAAATGGCATGGTAATCAATGTCATCAGGAATTTTTTTATTTTCCATTTTTTTCATACGTTCGACTTGTTGCATCGATTTTTGGATATAGCCTTCATATTTGATAAATATTTCAACTTGCTCCGCGATATCCTCAGGTTTTTCTTCTGCCGGAGGAACAATGCGGACAATTTGACTGTACTTCATTTCCGGACGTTTCAGAAGATCTGCAGCCTTCATCGGTTCCTTTAATTCAGTTCCTTCTGATTCCCGAATGATTTCTTGTACTTCCTCACTCGGTTTAATCGTTACTTGGCGTAGCCGTTCGATTTCTTCTTCGATCAATTGTTTTTTCACAAGGAACTTCTCATGCCGCTCCTCACTGATCATGCCGAGTCGGTATCCAATATCGGTTAACCGCAAGTCGGCATTATCATGCCGCAAAAGCAAGCGATATTCGGCACGTGAAGTGAGTAAACGGTAAGGCTCACTCGTTCCTTTCGTCACGAGATCATCAATCAGGACACCAATATAAGCGTCTGATCGACTGAGGACTACTTCCTCTTTGCCAAGAACTCGGCTCGCCGCATTGATTCCTGCCATAATCCCTTGCGCTGCCGCTTCTTCATAGCCGGATGTCCCGTTGATTTGCCCTGCTGTATAAAGATTGCGGATTTTCTTTGTTTCCAATGTCGGCCAAAGTTGCGTCGGGATGATCGCATCGTATTCGATCGCATAGCCAGCACGCATCATTTCTGCTTTTTCCAAACCTGGCACACTTTCAAGCAATTTCCGCTGTACGTGTTCCGGCAAGCTGGTAGACAGACCTTGTACGTAATATTCTTGCGTGTTTCTGCCTTCCGGCTCCAGGAAAATTTGATGGCGTGATTTATCGGCAAAGCGGACGATTTTATCCTCGATTGAAGGACAGTAGCGTGGTCCCTTCCCTTGGATCATTCCCGAATACATAGGTGACAAATGGAGGTTTTCATTAATGATTTCATGGGTGGTTGGTGTTGTATATGTTAACCAGCAAGGCAATTGATCCATGATGAATTCAGTCGTTTCATAACTAAATGCCCGCGGAACATCATCCCCTGGTTGAATTTCAGTTTTACTATAATCGATTGTCTTGCCGTTGACACGTGGTGGTGTTCCCGTCTTGAAACGTACAGTTTCGAGTCCCAATTCGCGCAAACTATCTGCAAGACCGATTGATGGCATTTGGTTATTTGGACCACTAGAATATTTCAAGTCACCGATGATAATTTCCCCGCGCAAAAAGGTCCCCGTCGTGATGATCACCGTTTTCGCACGATAGATTGCACCAATTTGTGTGATAACACCTTTTACTTCATCATTTTCGACGATCAATTCCTCGACGATGCCTTGATGAAGGGTCAAGTTCTCTTGTTCTTCCAGCGTCCGCTTCATTTCTTGTTGGTACAAGACTTTATCCGCTTGTGCACGTAGTGCGCGAACAGCTGGTCCTTTCCCTGTGTTCAGCATCCGCATTTGAATATGCGTTTTATCGATGACCTTCGCCATAGCTCCGCCAAGTGCATCGATTTCACGTACGACAATCCCTTTTGCAGGACCGCCGAGTGAAGGATTACATGGCATAAAGGCGATCATATCGAGATTCATAGTAAGTGCGAGTGTCGATGCACCCAT harbors:
- the noc gene encoding nucleoid occlusion protein, with protein sequence MKNTFSRFFGNAEKEPVFQENEEVPQEKVQQINIDVIRPNKYQPRTIFSEEKIEELARTIHTHGVIQPIVIRRTENDGYEIIAGERRFRAMKKLGWKEVPAIVRNLDDKETASIALIENLQREELTAIEEAYAYEKLLELHSLTQEALAQRLGKGQSTIANKLRLLKLPEEIKSKILSKELSERHARALIPIKDSELQLKVFHEALEKQMNVKQLEERIQQLMNPEEETKEKKRAIPKRKSVSKDVRIAVNTIRQSLSLVSKSGIDVKTEEEDSDDFYTITVKIPKKK
- the rsmG gene encoding 16S rRNA (guanine(527)-N(7))-methyltransferase RsmG, yielding MNPEQFVQALQEKGIELNDRQRGQFHDYFRLLVEWNEKMNLTAITDEPSVFLKHFFDSITAAFYVPMDGELSLCDVGAGAGFPSIPLKICFPDLSVTIVDSLNKRITFLNELAKQLELTNVTFVHARAEEFGQNPAYREKYDMVTARAVARLSVLAELCIPLAKENGRFISMKGAAAEEELSDAEKAISVLGAKLEDKYSFSLPVEDSERNIFVFRKMKKTPKKYPRKPGIPNKTPIQ
- the mnmG gene encoding tRNA uridine-5-carboxymethylaminomethyl(34) synthesis enzyme MnmG — encoded protein: MPQFEAGTFDCIVIGAGHAGVEAALASAKMGASTLALTMNLDMIAFMPCNPSLGGPAKGIVVREIDALGGAMAKVIDKTHIQMRMLNTGKGPAVRALRAQADKVLYQQEMKRTLEEQENLTLHQGIVEELIVENDEVKGVITQIGAIYRAKTVIITTGTFLRGEIIIGDLKYSSGPNNQMPSIGLADSLRELGLETVRFKTGTPPRVNGKTIDYSKTEIQPGDDVPRAFSYETTEFIMDQLPCWLTYTTPTTHEIINENLHLSPMYSGMIQGKGPRYCPSIEDKIVRFADKSRHQIFLEPEGRNTQEYYVQGLSTSLPEHVQRKLLESVPGLEKAEMMRAGYAIEYDAIIPTQLWPTLETKKIRNLYTAGQINGTSGYEEAAAQGIMAGINAASRVLGKEEVVLSRSDAYIGVLIDDLVTKGTSEPYRLLTSRAEYRLLLRHDNADLRLTDIGYRLGMISEERHEKFLVKKQLIEEEIERLRQVTIKPSEEVQEIIRESEGTELKEPMKAADLLKRPEMKYSQIVRIVPPAEEKPEDIAEQVEIFIKYEGYIQKSMQQVERMKKMENKKIPDDIDYHAISGLAKEAKTNLSEVRPLSIAQASRISGVNPADISILLVYIEQGKIAKISG